The sequence GACGGAGGAACCGGCGGCCAGGCCGAGCGCCTCGACCGCGTCCTTGGTGATGGCAGCGGTCAGCCCGCCGCCGTTCACGTCCACCTTCACGGAGGCCATCGCGCCGCCCGCGGCGACCTCGGCGACCGTCCCGGGGATCTGGTTGCGGATGGACAGGCCCTCGACCGGGCCGGTGGCCAGGGCCACCTCGGTGGCCTTGACGAGCGCGTTGACCGAGGATCCCGCGGCGATGCCGAGGTCCTTGACGGCTTCGGTGGTGACGGCGGCGGTGATCTCCTGGCCGCCGACCAGACGCACCCTCACCGCCGTCATGGCCTCACCGGAGGTGACTGTGGTGACGGTTCCGGCGATCTGATTGCGGATGCTCAGGCTCATGAGTGCTTCGACCTCTGCTCGTGCGTGTACGGGGGCATGCGCGCGGCCCGGCCGGACCGCACAAGATCGACGCTATGCGGCTTCTCTCTGACCTTCGGTCAGCCCCTCGCACCCGCCACCCGCAACCACGCGTGCGGCTCGCGGGTGCGGTGCAACCGCACCGACCGGGCCGCCCCGGGCCGGGGATCACGCGTCCGACATCTGCGGCATCTCGCCGACCGTCGTGGACAGGTCGATCACCGCGAAGGCCGCGCCCTGCTGGTCCGTGAGGGCGGCGAACCGGCCGAAGGGGCTGTCCATCGGCCCGAAGTGGAGCGTTCCGCCGAGCTTGCGGGCCTTGGCGACCGCCTCGTCGCAGTCGGGGACCGAGAAGTAGATCTGGATGTAGGAGGGGACCTCCGGCGGGAACTCCTCGCCCATCTTCATCCGGCCCAGCACCGCGTTCTCCTTGCCGCCCAGGCTGAAGACCTTGAAGTCCATGCCGGCCGCTTCGGGGTCGTCGCCCATGTCCATCTGCTGGGTCTCGTACGGAAAGACCTTCGCCAGGAAGCCGTCCGCCTTCGCCGGCTCGCGCGTGAAGACCTCGGCCCACGCGTACGCGCCCGGCTCGCCCACCTTCTCGAAACCCTTGTGGTCACCCGGCTGCCAGACCCCGAACACCGCGCCGCTCGGCTCCTTCGCGATCGCCATGGAGCCGAAGGTGCCGATCTGCATCGGCCCCATCAGCACGCCCCCGCCCGCCGTCTTGACCTTCTCGGCGGTGGCCTCCGCGTCGCGCGAGGCGAAGTACAGGCACCACTGCGAGGGAGCATCGGCTCCCGGCATCGGCGGGGCCACTGCCGCCACGGCCTTGCCGTCGGAGTAGGCCTGCGTGTAGTTGCCGAACTCGGTGGCGGCCTCCCCGAAGGTCCAGCCGAGAACCTCGGCGTAGAAGGTCTTCGCACCCTCCACATCGGTGAACATCGCGTCCACCCAGCAAGGGGCGCCTTCTGTGAACTCAGCCATGATCGATCGACTCCTGTGTCGTGTGGCATGCCTGCACTGCCTGCTCGTACTCACGCTAGGCGCGCGGCGCGGCGACCGCGCGGCGACCACGCACGGGAGGGACGCTGGAGCCATGGACAAGGACATCACCATCCGGCTGGCCATGCAGCCGGAGGCCGACGAGCTCCTCGGCCGGAGCCCGCTCGCCGCGCTCGTCGGCATGCTGCTCGACCAGCAGGTCCCGATGGAATGGGCCTTCTCCGGGCCCTACACGATCGCCCAGCGGCTCGGCTCGGACGACCTGGACGCGCACGCCGTCGCCGCGTACGACCCGGAGGCCTTCGCCGCGCTGCTCTCGGCGAAGCCCGCCGTCCACCGGTACCCGGGGTCGATGGCGAAGCGGATCCAGCAGCTGTGCGCGTACCTGGTGGAGCACTACGACGGAGACGCCGCGGCCGTGTGGGCCGACGCCGCGACGGGCGAGGAGCTGCTGAAGCGCCTCAAGGAACTGCCGGGCTTCGGGGAGCAGAAGGCACAGATCTTCCTCGCCCTGCTGGGCAAGCGGTTCGGCGTGCGCCCGAAGGGCTGGCGGGAGGCCGCGGGCGGGTACGGGCCGGCGAACGTCTACCGCTCGGCGGCCGACATCACCGGTCCGGAGTCCCTGGCGAAGGTCCGGGCGCACAAGCAGGAGATGAAGGCCGCGGCCAAGGCCGCCAAGGCCTCGGGCGGGTCGTAGGTCCGGGTCGGTCCGGCCTGACCGACCCGGCTCGCCGCTACGGGGTGTCCGCGGTGGGCCAAGCGGTCGGCGGCGCGCCGCCCGCGGCTCCCGACCGGCAGCACCCCGGTGGCCGCCGCCAGCCCGTAGGGCGGCATGTCCGCGTAGACGGACTCGTACGAGCCCTCGGGCACGACGTACGCCTCGTGCCACAGGCCCACGTGTCCGCGCACCTTGCCCGCGCGCTCCTTGCGGTCGATGATCGTCCAGACCCGGTGGTGGAACATGTCGGGTGCCTTGGCGTAGGCGTAGAGCTTCTCCGCCGGGCTGTTGCCCGCCGGCCGAAGGGTCAGCGCGACCACCGCCGAGTACGACGAGGGCCATCTGCGGCGGCTGCGGCTGGTGCGCGCGATGATCCAGGTCGGGCGGCTGCCCGTGGCCACCGCCAGAGAGGTGCTCAAGCACGTCGACGACGACTCCCTGGGCAGGACGATCCGCCTCGGCGCGGCCCTGTGGGCGCTCCCGCAGGGGCCCGAACTGGACACACCTGAGGGGAGGAAGGACACCGGCGGGGACACCGCCGGGGAGGGCGGCGGGAAGCGCGCGGAGACCCCGGACGGGGCCGGAGACGCCGCGGGCGCCGGGGACGAGGACCCCGCCGTGGTCACCGCGCGGCAGGAGGTGGACCGGCTGCTGGAGATGCTGGGCTGGTCGACCGCCCGGGACCTTGCCCCCCTCTCCCCGGTCCACCGCTCGCTGGTGGTGGCGGTGGCCGCGCCGATCCGGCTCGACTACCCCTGGGACGCCGAACTCATGGCCCCGTACGCCCGCCTGATGCACCAAGTGGCCGTCTGTGACCTGGACTTCGTGGAGACCTACCCCACCGAGGCGGAGAAGGTGGAGACGGCGGTCGCGTCGGCGATCCTCTTCGAACCGGTCCTGCGGGCGATGCACCGGCTGGCCCAGGAAGAGGAGTCGGCCCGGCGCTACGGGCTCGGACCGCCGGGAGGCCGAAAAGCGCCCCTCCGGGACCGTCCGGGCCCGGAAATGTCAGACCAGCTCCGTAGATTGGGGACATGACAGAGATCGCGACCGCAACTCGCGCCGCCACCGCCGAAGCCGTACAGGACGCCCCGGGCAGCATCATCACGCTGCTCACGGACACCCCCGAGCTCACCTGCAACACCGCCACCTTCGACGAGGGCGCGGTCGGCGCTCCCCCGCACTTCCACACCAGGGCCACCGAGTTCTTCCACGTCACCGAGGGCCGCCTCGACGTCCTCGTCGGAGACGAGGTCCAGACCCTCGACGCCGGCGACTTCATCGCGATCCCCCCGGGCGTCAAGCACGCCTTCGCCCCCGCCCCCGGCCACACCGCCAGCGTCTTCGTCGGCTTCACGCCCGGCATGGACCGCTTCGACTACTACCGCCTGCTCGGCCGGGTCTTCGCGGGCGAGGCCACCGTGCAGGACATCAAGGACAGTTCGGCGACCTACGACAACCACTACGCGGAGAGCGCCGCCTGGTCCGGCCGCCGTCGCAGCGCGGAGCCGTAGACCACGTCCGCGTCGAGCCTGCGCAGTTCCTCCGCGATCAGCTCGGCCCCGCTGCGGACCTTCAGCGCCACCCTGCGGTCGGGGCTCCCCGGCAGGATCAGGGTGGCCAGCGCGCCCCCGGGACGGTCCACGCGTATCTCGCCGCCCGTGGTCTGGAGGCTGACCCCGGTGATCACCGGGCCGTCGGTCGCCACGCGGGCGACCGGCACCCCGAGCCGGTCCTCCAGCCAGCGCGCCAGCAGCTCCGCGCTCGCGTTGTCGGGCTCGCTCTCCACCCGCGCGCCGGTCACCGGCAGCGGTTTCTGGTCGAGAGCGGCGGCCAGCAGGGCCCGCCACGGCGTCAGTCGGGTCCACGCCAGATCGGTGTCACCGGGCTGGTAGCCGCCCGC comes from Streptomyces sp. NBC_01408 and encodes:
- a CDS encoding molybdopterin-binding protein, translating into MSLSIRNQIAGTVTTVTSGEAMTAVRVRLVGGQEITAAVTTEAVKDLGIAAGSSVNALVKATEVALATGPVEGLSIRNQIPGTVAEVAAGGAMASVKVDVNGGGLTAAITKDAVEALGLAAGSSVVALIKSTEISLQAV
- a CDS encoding VOC family protein, whose protein sequence is MAEFTEGAPCWVDAMFTDVEGAKTFYAEVLGWTFGEAATEFGNYTQAYSDGKAVAAVAPPMPGADAPSQWCLYFASRDAEATAEKVKTAGGGVLMGPMQIGTFGSMAIAKEPSGAVFGVWQPGDHKGFEKVGEPGAYAWAEVFTREPAKADGFLAKVFPYETQQMDMGDDPEAAGMDFKVFSLGGKENAVLGRMKMGEEFPPEVPSYIQIYFSVPDCDEAVAKARKLGGTLHFGPMDSPFGRFAALTDQQGAAFAVIDLSTTVGEMPQMSDA
- a CDS encoding HhH-GPD-type base excision DNA repair protein, translated to MDKDITIRLAMQPEADELLGRSPLAALVGMLLDQQVPMEWAFSGPYTIAQRLGSDDLDAHAVAAYDPEAFAALLSAKPAVHRYPGSMAKRIQQLCAYLVEHYDGDAAAVWADAATGEELLKRLKELPGFGEQKAQIFLALLGKRFGVRPKGWREAAGGYGPANVYRSAADITGPESLAKVRAHKQEMKAAAKAAKASGGS
- a CDS encoding transcriptional regulator is translated as MATAREVLKHVDDDSLGRTIRLGAALWALPQGPELDTPEGRKDTGGDTAGEGGGKRAETPDGAGDAAGAGDEDPAVVTARQEVDRLLEMLGWSTARDLAPLSPVHRSLVVAVAAPIRLDYPWDAELMAPYARLMHQVAVCDLDFVETYPTEAEKVETAVASAILFEPVLRAMHRLAQEEESARRYGLGPPGGRKAPLRDRPGPEMSDQLRRLGT
- a CDS encoding cupin domain-containing protein → MTEIATATRAATAEAVQDAPGSIITLLTDTPELTCNTATFDEGAVGAPPHFHTRATEFFHVTEGRLDVLVGDEVQTLDAGDFIAIPPGVKHAFAPAPGHTASVFVGFTPGMDRFDYYRLLGRVFAGEATVQDIKDSSATYDNHYAESAAWSGRRRSAEP